The proteins below come from a single Candidatus Obscuribacterales bacterium genomic window:
- a CDS encoding ISAs1 family transposase, whose protein sequence is MSTSLLTYLQQVPDFRTSRGRQYPLWVLLLLLIMGILSGCHSYLALEAFGQRHYPALAHQLGLDGGRAPSDTTYRRILQKLDFIHLVDLFHRWMSQSVEIAPGEWLSIDGKSIKGTVSNFDNAGQNFVSLVSVYSHHQGVVVALQQFENKADSEQKVVQYLLETLQLSNVVLTLDALHTQKKQFS, encoded by the coding sequence ATGAGTACCAGCTTATTAACCTATCTCCAACAAGTCCCTGACTTCCGCACTTCCAGGGGTCGCCAGTATCCCCTTTGGGTGCTTCTACTGCTGCTCATTATGGGCATCCTCAGTGGCTGCCACTCCTATCTCGCCCTCGAAGCCTTTGGTCAACGTCATTACCCCGCCCTCGCGCACCAACTCGGACTTGATGGCGGTCGAGCTCCCTCCGACACGACCTATCGCCGCATTCTCCAGAAACTCGATTTCATCCATCTGGTTGACCTCTTTCACCGTTGGATGAGCCAATCGGTCGAGATTGCACCGGGTGAATGGTTGAGCATTGATGGTAAGAGCATCAAAGGCACGGTCTCCAACTTTGACAATGCCGGTCAAAATTTTGTCAGCTTAGTCTCCGTCTACAGTCACCATCAAGGTGTTGTCGTTGCTCTGCAACAGTTTGAGAACAAAGCTGACAGTGAACAAAAGGTGGTGCAGTATTTGCTTGAGACGTTGCAGTTGAGTAATGTCGTGTTGACGTTGGATGCTCTTCATACTCAAAAAAAACAATTCAGTTGA